In a single window of the Lates calcarifer isolate ASB-BC8 linkage group LG1, TLL_Latcal_v3, whole genome shotgun sequence genome:
- the LOC108886915 gene encoding olfactory receptor 4S2-like, giving the protein MENNTLSYFNLTMFMNIRHYHYLASVFFLLLYSFILSANLFMMLIISQEKTLHEPMYIFIAFLCFNSLYGSAGFFPRFLMDLLSESHLISRPACFTQIYVIYTYASYEVTILSIMAYDRYVAVCHPLHYHRKMTSKTVYALAVLAWICPACNLTVTVVMVVRLPLCGNNIQKVYCASWNIVKLSCVTTAVNNLLAMLGAITAAFLPFAFILYTYLRIVLACWKNSGEVRGKVLQSCVPHVLSFVIYSITSFSDTALSRQNMEEINPFVGHNVVNRISCHSSSFESSHIWP; this is encoded by the coding sequence ATGGAAAACAACACTCTCTCCTACTTTAACCTCACCATGTTCATGAACATTAGACACTACCATTATCTagcctctgtctttttcctcctgctctACAGCTTTATTTTGTCTGCAAATCTTTTCATGATGTTGATAATATCACAAGAGAAAACGTTGCATGAGCCCATGTatattttcattgcatttttgtgtttcaacTCTCTGTATGGTTCTGCTGGTTTCTTCCCCAGATTCCTCATGGACCTTTTATCTGAATCTCACTTGATCTCACGTCCAGCTTGTTTCACTCAGATCTATGTTATTTACACATATGCTTCCTATGAAGTGACTATACTCAGTATCATGGCTTATGATAGATATGTTGCTGTTTGTCATCCTTTACACTATCACAGAAAGATGACCTCTAAAACTGTCTATGCATTGGCAGTCCTTGCTTGGATATGTCCAGCCTGTAATCTTACAGTAACTGTTGTTATGGTTGTCAGGCTTCCTCTGTGTGGTAACAACATACAGAAGGTATACTGTGCCAGCTGGAATATTGTAAAATTATCATGTGTTACCACTGCTGTTAACAATCTTCTTGCTATGTTGGGGGCCATAACTGCAGCCTTTCTTCCCTTTGCTTTTATCTTGTATACTTATCTGAGAATTGTTCTTGCTTGCTGGAAAAACTCAGGGGAAGTCAGGGGAAAAGTATTACAGAGTTGTGTTCcacatgttttgtcatttgtgatTTATTCCATCACTTCATTTAGTGATACAGCCTTGAGCCGACAAAATATGGAAGAGATTAATCCATTTGTAGGCCATAATGTTGTCAATAGAATTTCTTGTCATTCCTCCAGTTTTGAATCCTCTCATATATGGCCTTAA
- the LOC108886916 gene encoding olfactory receptor 6N1-like, with product MTNTSSIAVFSLSGFNATVNYRVTLFSLTLLCYCAILLVNVSLILTIILDQNLHEPMYICLCSLCINGLYGTAGFYPKFVSDLLSDIHVLSFAGCLVQIYVIYSYAMVDYSVLALMAYDRYVAICQPLEYHSVMSVRRTAVLVCLSWLVPLCAEAWMISLTSKLKLCGSHIQKLYCENWSIVKLACSLTKANDIVGLIFIGFYCGHVLFIVCSYAQVVKSAFKSRDSMRKFTQTCVPHLLCLFNVTTALLFDIMYARYGSASVPQHVKNFMAIQFLTIPPVLNPIIYGLILTKIRSRIMYLYVMTGQRFKLRLKV from the coding sequence ATGACTAATACATCTAGTATAGCTGTATTTTCACTGTCTGGCTTCAATGCTACAGTCAACTACAGAGtcacacttttctctctcactttattATGTTACTGTGCAATTTTGTTGGTAAATGTGTCTCTCATTTTAACCATAATCCTGGATCAAAACCTACATGAACCCatgtatatttgtttgtgtAGCTTGTGTATCAATGGACTTTATGGGACAGCAGGCTTTTACCCAAAATTTGTTTCTGATCTTTTGTCTGATATTCATGTACTATCATTTGCAGGATGCCTTGTGCAAATCTATGTCATATATTCCTATGCAATGGTTGACTATTCTGTTTTAGCTCTAATGGCCTATGACAGGTATGTGGCCATATGTCAACCACTGGAGTATCACTCTGTCATGTCTGTGCGAAGGACTGCTGTGTTAGTTTGTCTGTCCTGGCTTGTTCCTCTGTGTGCAGAGGCCTGGATGATATCTCTGACTTCCAAACTGAAATTATGTGGCTCCCACATTCAGAAACTTTACTGTGAGAACTGGTCAATTGTTAAACTTGCTTGTAGTTTAACAAAAGCAAATGACATAGTTGGACTGATTTTTATTGGTTTCTATTGTGGGCATGTTCTCTTCATCGTGTGTTCATATGCACAGGTGGTAAAGTCAGCTTTCAAATCCAGAGACAGCATGAGAAAGTTTACACAGACATGTGTGCcacatttattgtgtttgtttaatgtcacaACTGCTCTGCTTTTTGACATCATGTACGCTAGATATGGATCAGCTTCTGTGCCACAGCATGTAAAGAACTTCATGGCCATACAGTTTCTTACAATTCCACCTGTTCTCAACCCGATTATTTATGGACTGATCCTGACTAAAATTCGAAGTAGAATCATGTATTTGTATGTAATGACAGGCCAAAGGTTTAAATTAAGACTCAAGGtctga
- the LOC108886917 gene encoding olfactory receptor 10H4-like, translating to MTNTSSIAVFSLSGFNATVNYRVTLFSLTLLCYCAILLVNVSLILTIILDQNLHEPMYICLCSLCINGLYGTAGFYPKFVSDLLSDIHVITYVGCFLQVFVIYSYVKVDYSTLVLMAYDRYVAICRPLEYHSVMSVQRTAVLICLSWLVPLCCEVMVVTSTSKLKLCGSHIQKLYCENWSIVKLACSSTTVNNIVGLFVISFYCGHVLLILGSYMQLVKSALKSKECRRKFTQTCVPHLLCLLNVTSALLFDVMYSRYGSASVAQHVKNFMAIQFLMIPPLLNPIIYGLILTKIRSRLSLFMMAGQKSKLRVKV from the coding sequence ATGACTAATACATCTAGTATAGCTGTATTTTCACTGTCTGGCTTCAATGCTACAGTCAACTATAGAGtcacacttttctctctcactttattATGTTACTGTGCAATTTTGTTGGTAAATGTGTCTCTCATTTTAACCATAATCCTGGATCAAAACCTACATGAACCCatgtatatttgtttgtgtAGCTTGTGTATCAATGGACTTTATGGGACAGCAGGCTTTTACCCAAAATTTGTTTCTGATCTTCTGTCTGATATTCATGTAATAACATATGTGGGATGTTTTTTGCAAGTCTTTGTTATATACTCTTACGTAAAGGTTGACTACTCTACTCTAGTTCTAATGGCCTATGACAGGTATGTGGCCATATGTCGACCACTGGAGTATCACTCTGTCATGTCTGTGCAAAGGACTGCTGTGTTAATTTGTCTGTCCTGGCttgttcctctctgctgtgaggTAATGGTTGTAACTTCGACTTCCAAACTGAAATTATGTGGCTCCCACATTCAGAAACTTTACTGTGAGAACTGGTCAATTGTTAAACTTGCTTGTAGTtcaacaacagtaaacaacatCGTTGGACTGTTTGTTATATCCTTCTATTGTGGGCATGTCCTCCTCATTTTAGGTTCATATATGCAGCTGGTAAAATCAGCTTTGAAGTCAAAAGAGTGCAGGAGAAAGTTTACACAGACATGTGTGCCACATTTATTATGTTTGCTTAATGTCacatctgctctgctctttgaCGTCATGTATTCAAGGTATGGATCAGCATCTGTAGCACAGCATGTAAAGAATTTCATGGCCATACAGTTTCTTATGATTCCACCTCTACTCAACCCGATTATTTATGGGCTGATCCTGACGAAAATTCGAAGTAGACTATCTTTGTTCATGATGGCAGGTCAAAAGTCTAAACTGAGAGTGAAGGTTTGA
- the LOC108886905 gene encoding frizzled-7-A: MAAARSTTGSVLLRIMWLVCGLYFSPTSAQHYNSESGISVPEHGFCQPISIPLCTDIAYNQTIMPNLLGHTNQEDAGLEVHQFYPLVKVQCSADLKFFLCSMYAPVCTVLEQAIPPCRSLCERARQGCEALMNKFGFQWPERLRCEAFPVHGAGEICVGQNTSEPGSPASSSSPYEPGPVTLPPNIGRPNQRPPQHNQHHQFSCPLQLEVPSYLGYRFMGVKDCGAPCEPNKPTGIMYFREDEVKFGRLWVGIWSILCCVSTLFTVLTYLVDMRRFRYPERPIIFLSGCYFMVAVAYAAGFFLEDKVVCVDKFKEDGYRTVAQGTKKEGCTILFMVLYFFGMASSIWWVILSLTWFLSAGMKWGHEAIEANSQYFHLAAWAVPAIKTITILAMGQVDGDVLTGVCFVGIFNVDALRGFVLAPLFVYLFIGTSFLLAGFVSLFRIRTIMKHDGTKTEKLEKLMVRIGVFSVLYTVPATIVIACYFYEQAFREHWERTWHMQTCKRFAVPCPVHNFAPMTPDFTVFMIKYLMTMIVGITSGFWVWSGKTLQSWRRFYKRLSNGNHGETTV, from the coding sequence ATGGCGGCGGCCAGGTCCACCACTGGCTCCGTTTTGCTGCGGATCATGTGGCTGGTGTGCGGGCTGTACTTCTCACCCACTTCTGCTCAACATTACAACAGTGAGAGTGGAATATCCGTCCCAGAACACGGGTTTTGCCAACCCATCTCCATCCCGCTTTGCACCGACATCGCCTACAACCAGACCATCATGCCGAACCTCCTGGGCCACACGAACCAAGAGGACGCCGGACTTGAGGTGCACCAGTTCTACCCGCTGGTAAAGGTGCAGTGCTCGGCGGATCTAAAGttcttcctctgctccatgTATGCGCCGGTATGCACCGTGCTGGAGCAGGCCATCCCCCCTTGTCGGTCTCTGTGTGAGCGTGCACGACAGGGATGTGAAGCCCTGATGAATAAATTCGGCTTCCAGTGGCCGGAGCGACTCCGCTGCGAGGCTTTCCCCGTCCACGGAGCCGGCGAGATCTGTGTCGGCCAGAACACATCCGAACCCGGCAGCCCGGCCTCCTCGTCTTCCCCCTACGAACCCGGACCGGTGACCCTCCCCCCAAACATTGGCCGGCCGAACCAACGCCCGCCCCAACACAACCAGCACCACCAGTTCTCCTGCCCTCTGCAGCTGGAGGTACCTTCCTATCTGGGTTACCGCTTCATGGGGGTCAAAGACTGCGGGGCCCCGTGTGAGCCCAATAAACCGACCGGGATCATGTATTTCCGGGAGGATGAGGTGAAATTCGGTCGGCTGTGGGTTGGCATATGGTCCATCCTGTGCTGTGTGAGCACCCTATTCACGGTGCTCACTTATTTAGTGGACATGAGAAGGTTCAGGTACCCCGAGAGGCCCATCATCTTCTTATCCGGCTGTTACTTCATGGTGGCGGTGGCCTACGCTGCTGGATTTTTCCTCGAGGATAAAGTAGTTTGTGTGGATAAATTCAAGGAGGACGGCTACAGGACCGTGGCCCAGGGGACTAAAAAGGAGGGCTGCACCATCCTCTTCATGGTGCTGTACTTTTTTGGCATGGCCAGCTCCATCTGGTGGGTGATTTTGTCCCTGACTTGGTTCCTCTCTGCCGGGATGAAATGGGGCCATGAGGCGATTGAAGCCAACTCCCAGTACTTCCACCTGGCCGCATGGGCTGTCCCGGCCATCAAAACCATCACCATCCTCGCCATGGGCCAGGTGGACGGCGACGTCCTGACCGGGGTGTGTTTCGTGGGGATCTTCAACGTGGACGCCCTCCGCGGGTTCGTCCTGGCCCCGCTGTTCGTCTACCTGTTCATCGGCACGTCCTTCCTCCTGGCCGGCTTCGTGTCCCTGTTCCGGATCCGCACGATCATGAAGCACGACGGCACCAAGACGGAGAAGCTGGAGAAATTGATGGTGCGGATCGGTGTGTTCAGCGTGCTCTACACGGTACCGGCCACTATAGTGATCGCCTGTTACTTCTACGAGCAGGCCTTCAGGGAGCACTGGGAGCGGACCTGGCACATGCAGACCTGTAAGCGCTTCGCCGTACCCTGTCCGGTACACAACTTCGCCCCCATGACCCCGGACTTCACCGTGTTCATGATCAAATACCTGATGACCATGATAGTCGGGATCACCTCGGGTTTCTGGGTCTGGTCCGGGAAGACGCTCCAATCATGGCGGAGGTTCTACAAACGCCTTAGCAACGGTAACCACGGAGAGACAACAGTGTAA